In one window of Streptomyces sp. FXJ1.172 DNA:
- the folE gene encoding GTP cyclohydrolase I FolE — protein MTDPVTLDGEGRIGEFDEKRAENAVRELLIAVGEDPDREGLRETPARVARAYKEIFAGLWQQPEDVLTTTFDIGHDEMVLVKDIEVYSTCEHHLVPFRGVAHVGYIPSTSGKITGLSKLARLVDVYARRPQVQERLTTQIADSLMEILEPRGVIVVVECEHMCMSMRGIRKPGAKTITSAVRGQLRDVATRNEAMSLIMAR, from the coding sequence ATGACCGACCCCGTGACGCTGGACGGTGAGGGGCGCATCGGCGAGTTCGACGAGAAGCGCGCCGAGAACGCCGTACGGGAACTGCTGATCGCGGTCGGTGAGGACCCGGACCGCGAGGGCCTGCGTGAGACGCCGGCCCGGGTGGCCCGGGCGTACAAGGAGATCTTCGCGGGCCTGTGGCAGCAGCCGGAGGACGTCCTGACGACGACGTTCGACATCGGGCACGACGAGATGGTGCTCGTGAAGGACATCGAGGTGTACTCGACCTGCGAGCACCACCTGGTGCCGTTCCGGGGCGTCGCGCACGTCGGCTACATCCCGTCGACCTCCGGAAAGATCACGGGACTGTCCAAGCTGGCCCGGCTCGTGGACGTCTACGCCCGCCGACCGCAGGTGCAGGAACGTCTCACGACGCAGATCGCGGACTCCCTGATGGAGATCCTGGAGCCCAGGGGCGTGATCGTGGTCGTGGAGTGCGAGCACATGTGCATGTCCATGCGCGGTATCCGCAAGCCGGGGGCGAAGACCATAACGTCGGCCGTCCGCGGTCAGCTGCGGGACGTCGCCACCCGGAACGAGGCCATGAGCCTGATCATGGCGCGCTGA
- a CDS encoding DUF3180 domain-containing protein: MRELRIRVLAGVFVVAGVLSWAGARLWNSIGTLPSVPLAAPVVLALIAGVLLSTALSLRARLKAQRERRPGAKGVDPLMAARAVVFGQASALVAALVAGMYGGTGVFLLELLDIPARRDQALYAGFSVVAGVAVIAAALFLERVCKLPEDEDQNHPGAEPAG; encoded by the coding sequence GTGAGAGAGCTGCGCATCAGGGTGCTGGCCGGCGTGTTCGTCGTGGCCGGAGTCCTGTCCTGGGCGGGTGCCCGCCTCTGGAACTCGATCGGGACCCTGCCCAGCGTCCCCCTGGCCGCCCCCGTCGTGCTGGCCCTGATCGCCGGGGTCCTGCTCTCGACGGCGCTCTCGCTGCGCGCCCGGCTGAAGGCCCAGCGCGAGCGCCGCCCGGGCGCCAAGGGCGTCGACCCGCTGATGGCCGCGCGCGCGGTCGTCTTCGGGCAGGCCAGCGCCCTGGTCGCCGCCCTCGTCGCCGGTATGTACGGCGGCACGGGTGTCTTCCTGCTGGAGCTTCTCGACATCCCGGCCCGCCGCGACCAGGCCCTCTACGCCGGCTTCTCGGTCGTGGCGGGCGTCGCGGTGATAGCGGCCGCCCTGTTCCTGGAGCGCGTGTGCAAGCTCCCGGAGGACGAGGACCAGAACCACCCGGGAGCGGAACCGGCGGGATGA
- the hpt gene encoding hypoxanthine phosphoribosyltransferase has translation MRVDAKDMGADLEKVLITKEEIDAKLAELAAKIDAEYAGKDLLIVGVLKGAVMVMADLARALSTPVTMDWMAVSSYGAGTQSSGVVRILKDLDTDIKGRHVLIVEDIIDSGLTLSWLINNLGSREPASLKVCTLLRKPDAAKVAIDVEWVGFDIPNEFVVGYGLDYAEKYRNLPFVGTLAPHVYGG, from the coding sequence ATGCGGGTGGACGCGAAAGACATGGGTGCCGACCTCGAGAAGGTGCTCATCACCAAGGAAGAGATCGACGCGAAGCTGGCCGAGCTGGCCGCGAAGATCGACGCGGAGTACGCGGGCAAGGACCTGCTCATCGTCGGCGTCCTCAAGGGCGCGGTGATGGTCATGGCGGACCTCGCCCGGGCGCTGTCCACCCCCGTCACCATGGACTGGATGGCCGTGTCCTCCTACGGCGCGGGCACCCAGTCCTCCGGTGTCGTGCGGATCCTCAAGGACCTGGACACCGACATCAAGGGCCGGCACGTCCTGATCGTCGAGGACATCATCGACTCCGGCCTGACCCTGTCCTGGCTGATCAACAACCTCGGCTCCCGCGAGCCCGCCTCGCTGAAGGTGTGCACGCTGCTGCGCAAGCCGGACGCCGCGAAGGTCGCCATCGACGTCGAGTGGGTCGGCTTCGACATCCCGAACGAGTTCGTCGTCGGCTACGGCCTCGACTACGCCGAGAAGTACCGCAACCTGCCGTTCGTCGGTACGCTCGCGCCCCACGTCTACGGCGGCTGA
- the ftsH gene encoding ATP-dependent zinc metalloprotease FtsH: MDVKRYFRGPVMWIVLAVLAVVVLMQVVGSSGGYKTVDTGQVVAAINSNKVQSAKLTTGDEQSIKVTLKDGQKVDGSSKIQASYIGDQGSQLATNLQTRYQSKQIPDGYTVSPSKQNPFVGVLLSLLPFVLIVVVFLFLMNQMQGGGSRVMNFGKSKAKLITKDTPKTTFSDVAGCDEAVEELQEIKEFLQEPAKFQAVGAKIPKGVLLYGRPGTGKTLLARAVAGEAGVPFYSISGSDFVEMFVGVGASRVRDLFEQAKANAPAIVFVDEIDAVGRHRGAGLGGGHDEREQTLNQLLVEMDGFDVKGGVILIAATNRPDILDPALLRPGRFDRQIAVDPPDLQGRLEILKVHQKGKPVAPDVDLSAVARRTPGMTGADLANVLNEAALLTARGDQKLIDNKALDEAIDRVVAGPQKRTRIMSDKEKKITAYHEGGHALVAAASPNSDPVHKITILSRGRALGYTMVLPDEDKYSTTRNEMLDQLGYMLGGRAAEELVFHDPTTGAANDIEKATNLARAMVTQYGMTERLGAIKFGGDNSEPFLGREMAHQRDYSEEVAALVDEEVKKLIENAHNEAWEILVENRDVLDQLVLHLLEKETLGKEEIAEIFAPIVKRPPRPAWTGSSRRTPSTRPPVLSPKELALTNGANGATASISTAKSTAAESAPVTDQAPEDRPES; the protein is encoded by the coding sequence ATGGACGTGAAGCGATACTTCCGTGGGCCGGTCATGTGGATCGTGCTGGCCGTCCTTGCCGTGGTCGTGTTGATGCAGGTCGTCGGCTCGTCCGGCGGCTACAAGACGGTGGACACCGGCCAGGTCGTTGCGGCGATCAACAGCAACAAGGTCCAGTCGGCCAAGCTCACCACCGGTGACGAGCAGAGCATCAAGGTCACGCTGAAGGACGGCCAGAAGGTCGACGGCAGCTCGAAGATCCAGGCGAGCTACATCGGCGACCAGGGCTCCCAGCTGGCCACCAACCTGCAGACCAGGTACCAGAGCAAGCAGATCCCGGACGGCTACACGGTGTCGCCGTCCAAGCAGAACCCGTTCGTCGGCGTCCTGCTCTCCCTGCTGCCCTTCGTCCTGATCGTGGTCGTCTTCCTGTTCCTGATGAACCAGATGCAGGGCGGCGGCTCCCGGGTCATGAACTTCGGCAAGTCCAAGGCCAAGCTCATCACCAAGGACACCCCGAAGACGACCTTCTCCGACGTCGCCGGCTGCGACGAGGCCGTCGAGGAACTCCAAGAGATCAAGGAGTTCCTGCAGGAGCCGGCCAAGTTCCAGGCCGTCGGCGCCAAGATCCCCAAGGGCGTGCTGCTCTACGGCCGCCCGGGTACGGGCAAGACGCTGCTCGCGCGTGCGGTCGCCGGTGAGGCGGGCGTGCCGTTCTACTCGATCTCCGGTTCCGACTTCGTCGAGATGTTCGTCGGTGTCGGTGCCTCCCGTGTCCGTGACCTCTTCGAGCAGGCCAAGGCGAACGCCCCGGCGATCGTCTTCGTCGACGAGATCGACGCGGTCGGCCGCCACCGTGGCGCCGGCCTCGGCGGTGGTCACGACGAGCGCGAGCAGACCCTGAACCAGCTGCTCGTCGAGATGGACGGCTTCGACGTCAAGGGCGGGGTCATCCTCATCGCCGCCACGAACCGGCCCGACATCCTCGACCCGGCGCTGCTGCGCCCCGGCCGCTTCGACCGCCAGATCGCGGTCGACCCGCCGGACCTGCAGGGCCGTCTGGAGATCCTCAAGGTTCACCAGAAGGGCAAGCCGGTCGCGCCCGACGTCGACCTGTCCGCCGTCGCCCGCCGCACCCCGGGCATGACCGGTGCCGACCTCGCCAACGTACTGAACGAGGCCGCGCTGCTCACGGCCCGCGGCGACCAGAAGCTGATCGACAACAAGGCGCTGGACGAGGCGATCGACCGCGTGGTCGCGGGCCCGCAGAAGCGGACCCGGATCATGTCGGACAAGGAGAAGAAGATCACCGCGTACCACGAGGGCGGTCACGCCCTGGTCGCGGCGGCCTCGCCGAACTCCGACCCGGTCCACAAGATCACGATCCTGTCCCGCGGCCGCGCCCTCGGTTACACGATGGTCCTGCCCGACGAGGACAAGTACTCGACCACGCGCAACGAGATGCTCGACCAGCTCGGCTACATGCTGGGCGGCCGCGCGGCCGAGGAGCTGGTCTTCCACGACCCGACCACCGGTGCCGCGAACGACATCGAGAAGGCCACCAACCTGGCCCGCGCGATGGTCACGCAGTACGGCATGACCGAGCGGCTCGGCGCCATCAAGTTCGGCGGCGACAACAGCGAGCCGTTCCTCGGACGTGAGATGGCTCACCAGCGCGACTACTCGGAAGAGGTCGCCGCGCTGGTCGACGAAGAGGTCAAGAAGCTCATCGAGAACGCGCACAACGAGGCCTGGGAGATCCTGGTCGAGAACCGCGACGTGCTCGACCAGCTCGTCCTTCACCTGCTGGAGAAGGAGACCCTGGGCAAGGAGGAGATCGCCGAGATCTTCGCCCCGATCGTCAAGCGTCCGCCGCGGCCCGCCTGGACCGGCTCCTCGCGCCGCACCCCGTCCACCCGCCCGCCGGTGCTCTCCCCGAAGGAGCTGGCACTGACCAACGGTGCGAACGGCGCCACGGCCTCGATCAGCACGGCCAAGTCCACGGCGGCGGAGTCCGCCCCGGTGACCGACCAGGCCCCGGAGGACCGCCCCGAGAGCTGA
- a CDS encoding nuclear transport factor 2 family protein, which yields MSAPHTDVEQVEAANTAFYEAMERGDFEELSSLWLTPADLGVDEEYHDPADTGVVSCVHPGWPVLTGRGEVLRSYALIMANTDYIQFFLTDVHVSVTGDTALVTCTENILSGGPAPADGAELGPLVGQLVVATNVFRRTPSGWKLWSHHASPVMAESEDEEDDEPGANGVNPDDGPLT from the coding sequence GTGAGCGCCCCCCATACCGACGTCGAGCAGGTGGAGGCCGCCAACACCGCCTTCTACGAGGCGATGGAGCGCGGCGACTTCGAGGAGCTGTCCTCGCTCTGGCTCACCCCGGCCGACCTGGGCGTGGACGAGGAGTACCACGATCCGGCGGACACCGGCGTGGTCTCCTGTGTGCACCCCGGCTGGCCGGTGCTCACCGGCCGCGGCGAGGTCCTCAGGTCGTACGCCCTGATCATGGCCAACACCGACTACATCCAGTTCTTCCTCACCGACGTGCACGTCTCCGTCACCGGCGACACCGCGCTCGTGACCTGCACCGAGAACATCCTCAGCGGCGGCCCGGCGCCGGCGGACGGCGCGGAGCTGGGTCCGCTGGTCGGCCAGCTCGTCGTCGCCACGAACGTGTTCCGGCGCACGCCCTCCGGCTGGAAACTGTGGTCGCACCATGCCTCCCCCGTCATGGCGGAGAGCGAGGACGAGGAGGACGACGAGCCCGGTGCAAACGGCGTGAATCCGGACGACGGTCCCCTCACCTGA
- the folB gene encoding dihydroneopterin aldolase produces the protein MDRVALRGLKARGHHGVFPKEREEGQTFIVDLVLGLDTRAAAADDDLTKTAHYGIVAEEVVAVVEGEPVNLIETLAERIAQTCLKHEGVQQVEVCVHKPDAPITVPFDDVTVTITRSRV, from the coding sequence GTGGATCGTGTCGCGCTGCGCGGCCTCAAGGCCCGCGGGCACCACGGTGTCTTCCCCAAGGAGCGCGAGGAGGGCCAGACCTTCATCGTGGACCTCGTCCTCGGGCTGGACACCCGGGCGGCCGCGGCTGACGACGACCTGACGAAGACCGCGCACTACGGCATCGTGGCCGAGGAGGTCGTGGCCGTGGTGGAGGGCGAGCCGGTGAACCTCATCGAGACGCTCGCCGAGCGGATCGCGCAGACCTGCCTGAAGCACGAAGGGGTCCAGCAGGTCGAGGTGTGCGTCCACAAGCCGGACGCGCCGATCACCGTCCCCTTCGACGACGTGACCGTCACCATCACCCGGAGCCGAGTATGA
- the folP gene encoding dihydropteroate synthase, translated as MNNLSGRGLVAGLPAWDRCAVMGVVNVTPDSFSDGGRWFDTTVAVKHGLDLVSEGADLVDVGGESTRPGATRVDEAEELRRVIPVVRGLASEGVVVSVDTMRASVAEQSLAAGAALVNDVSGGLADPAMIPVVAAAGAPFVVMHWRGFLEGGNVKGVYADVVAEVVDELHARVEAVLAGGVAPDRIVVDPGLGFSKEAEHDLTLLAHLDRLHALGHPLLVAASRKRFLGRVLAGPQGAPPPARERDAATAAVSAIAAHSGAWAVRVHEVRATADAVRVARAVEEAREAGSGPGAGGERGAQGAGCTRGVEGDRGARDPGRALGADGERGAEGDR; from the coding sequence ATGAACAACCTCAGCGGGCGCGGCCTGGTGGCGGGCCTTCCGGCATGGGACCGGTGCGCGGTCATGGGCGTCGTCAATGTGACCCCCGACTCCTTCTCCGACGGCGGCCGCTGGTTCGACACGACGGTCGCCGTCAAACACGGCCTGGATCTCGTCTCCGAGGGTGCGGACCTGGTCGACGTCGGCGGCGAGTCCACCCGGCCGGGCGCCACGCGCGTGGACGAGGCCGAGGAACTCAGGCGCGTCATCCCGGTCGTGCGCGGTCTCGCCTCCGAAGGCGTCGTCGTCTCCGTCGACACGATGCGTGCCTCCGTCGCCGAACAGTCCCTCGCGGCCGGTGCCGCCCTGGTCAACGACGTCAGCGGCGGCCTCGCCGACCCCGCGATGATCCCGGTGGTCGCCGCCGCGGGCGCCCCGTTCGTCGTCATGCACTGGCGCGGCTTCCTCGAGGGCGGCAACGTCAAGGGCGTCTACGCGGACGTCGTCGCCGAAGTCGTGGACGAGCTGCACGCGCGCGTGGAGGCCGTTCTGGCGGGCGGCGTCGCCCCCGACCGCATCGTCGTCGACCCCGGTCTCGGCTTCTCCAAGGAGGCCGAGCACGACCTCACCCTCCTCGCGCATCTCGACCGTCTGCACGCCCTCGGCCACCCTCTGCTCGTGGCCGCCTCCCGCAAGCGGTTCCTCGGCCGGGTGCTGGCCGGTCCGCAGGGCGCGCCCCCGCCGGCCAGGGAGCGCGACGCCGCCACGGCCGCCGTCTCCGCGATCGCGGCGCACTCCGGCGCGTGGGCGGTGCGCGTGCACGAGGTCCGTGCCACCGCGGACGCGGTGCGGGTCGCACGGGCCGTCGAGGAGGCGCGCGAGGCGGGATCAGGGCCGGGCGCGGGCGGCGAGCGAGGGGCGCAGGGGGCGGGATGCACGCGTGGCGTTGAGGGTGACCGCGGGGCGCGCGATCCCGGGCGTGCGCTCGGTGCCGACGGTGAGCGCGGGGCGGAAGGAGACCGGTGA
- a CDS encoding alpha/beta hydrolase: MGLTSNKVLVLAVLFAVVLFGATVWLWPRLARQSWRAVSGRVGILLATQLAIFASFGLAANQAFGFYASWSDLFGTETGQGVVVDHTASGANSPIQVVSTSRVVGVSSGLPQVAGQIQKVDIVGRTTHIAAPAFVYLPPEYFQPQNRTRKFPVGVVLTGYPGTAQALVDKLNYPSTAQRLAKDGKMQPMILVMLRPSVAPPRDTECVDVPGGPQTETFFGKDLRDSVMAHYRVDKTPASWGIMGDSTGGYCALKIAMHHPGSYAAAAGLSPYYKAPIDPTTGDLFHGNKNLQNRANLFWAIQHLPAPETSLLVTSSKVGEHNYKDTLKFIQAVQDTNVTRVSSIILPSGGHNFNTWKREIPSALQWLSSRLVSH, encoded by the coding sequence ATGGGTCTCACGAGCAATAAAGTGCTGGTGCTGGCGGTTCTCTTCGCCGTCGTGCTCTTCGGCGCCACGGTGTGGCTTTGGCCACGGCTGGCACGGCAGAGCTGGCGGGCCGTCAGCGGCCGTGTCGGCATTCTGCTGGCCACCCAGCTGGCGATCTTCGCCTCCTTCGGCCTCGCCGCCAACCAGGCTTTCGGTTTCTACGCGAGCTGGTCGGACCTGTTCGGTACGGAGACCGGGCAGGGAGTCGTGGTCGATCACACGGCGTCGGGCGCCAACAGCCCGATCCAGGTGGTCTCCACGTCCCGGGTCGTGGGCGTGAGCAGCGGGCTGCCGCAGGTGGCGGGGCAGATCCAGAAGGTGGACATAGTCGGCCGTACGACGCACATCGCCGCGCCGGCGTTCGTGTACCTGCCGCCGGAGTACTTCCAGCCGCAGAACCGTACGCGCAAGTTCCCGGTGGGCGTCGTCCTGACGGGCTACCCCGGCACGGCGCAGGCACTGGTGGACAAGCTGAACTACCCGAGCACGGCGCAGCGGCTGGCCAAGGACGGCAAGATGCAGCCGATGATCCTGGTGATGCTGCGGCCGTCCGTGGCGCCCCCGCGGGACACCGAGTGCGTGGACGTGCCCGGCGGACCGCAGACGGAGACGTTCTTCGGCAAGGACCTGCGCGACTCGGTGATGGCCCACTACCGGGTCGACAAGACGCCCGCCAGCTGGGGCATCATGGGCGATTCGACCGGCGGCTACTGCGCGCTGAAGATCGCCATGCACCACCCGGGTTCGTACGCGGCCGCCGCCGGCCTGTCGCCGTACTACAAGGCGCCGATCGACCCCACCACCGGCGACCTCTTCCACGGCAACAAGAACCTGCAGAATCGTGCCAACCTCTTCTGGGCGATCCAGCACCTGCCGGCGCCGGAGACCTCGCTGCTGGTCACGAGCAGCAAGGTCGGCGAGCACAACTACAAGGACACGCTCAAGTTCATCCAGGCCGTGCAGGACACGAACGTGACCAGGGTCTCCTCGATAATCCTGCCGAGCGGCGGACACAACTTCAACACGTGGAAGCGGGAGATCCCGAGCGCGCTCCAGTGGCTCAGCTCACGGCTCGTCTCGCACTGA
- the folK gene encoding 2-amino-4-hydroxy-6-hydroxymethyldihydropteridine diphosphokinase: protein MTRPFLQGHSDPTVQPVPASVVEQVDAADTTLQNPKWAVISIGANLGNRLETLQGAVDALEDTPGVRVKAVSPVYETEPWGVEPGSQPAYFNAVVALKTTLPPDSLLERAHAIEEAFNRVRDERWGPRTLDVDIVAYADVTSDDPHLTLPHPRAHERAFVLAPWHDVDPQAQLPGRGTVADLLSALTRAGVEPRKDLELRLPE, encoded by the coding sequence ATGACCCGACCTTTCCTTCAGGGTCACAGCGACCCGACCGTCCAGCCGGTGCCCGCCTCGGTCGTCGAGCAGGTCGACGCCGCCGACACGACCCTGCAGAACCCCAAATGGGCCGTGATCTCCATCGGCGCGAACCTGGGCAATCGCCTGGAGACCCTCCAGGGCGCCGTCGACGCGCTGGAGGACACGCCGGGAGTGCGCGTGAAAGCGGTCTCCCCCGTCTACGAGACCGAGCCGTGGGGCGTCGAGCCCGGCAGCCAGCCGGCGTACTTCAACGCCGTCGTGGCCCTGAAGACCACGCTGCCCCCCGACTCCCTGCTGGAGCGCGCGCACGCCATCGAGGAGGCCTTCAACCGGGTCCGCGACGAGCGCTGGGGCCCGCGCACCCTGGACGTCGACATCGTCGCGTACGCCGACGTCACCTCCGACGACCCGCATCTCACACTGCCCCACCCGCGCGCCCACGAGCGTGCCTTCGTGCTCGCGCCCTGGCACGACGTCGATCCGCAGGCCCAGCTGCCCGGCCGCGGCACGGTGGCCGATCTGCTGTCGGCGCTCACCCGTGCGGGCGTGGAACCCCGCAAGGACCTGGAACTCCGACTGCCCGAGTAG
- a CDS encoding phosphatidylglycerol lysyltransferase domain-containing protein has translation MSGEVPSRSSRARRILRGPRPEAVPTLVSRAAAIVGALDIAAGVFPRFRHSRMHAIAEVLPGSFGPFAAALSLSVGVLLLLLAHGLRRRKRRAWRAAVALLPAGAVAQFAYRHSIAGVLIAVALLVPLLRHRNEFAALPDPRSRWRALTNFVLMSAGSLALGLVIVSVHPHRTIGDPSLADRLTHVVYGLFGFEGPVDYSGNTSWTVAFSLGALGWITAVTTIYLAFRPEHPAARLTEADEAQLRALLEKHGRRDSLGHFALRRDKAVVFSPSGKAAVTYRVVSGVMLASGDPIGDVEAWPGAIERFMDEAKAHSWTPAVVGCSETGGEVWTRETGLDALELGDEAVVDVADFSLAGRAMRNVRQMVKRIERAGYETRVRRIRDLSDGELERIRRAADDWRGTDTERGFSMALGRVGDPADGDCLIATAHKQDDTPGEYGDLKAILHFVPWGEDGASLDLMRRDRSADPGMNELLIVAALQAAPKFGISRVSLNFAMFRSALARGEKIGAGPVLRAWRGLLVFLSRWFQIESLYKFNAKFQPRWEPRFMVYRASSDLPRIGFAVMQAEGFVTLALPLPRFLRRRRATAERPCAHAVAERDVRAA, from the coding sequence ATGTCGGGCGAGGTTCCGAGCCGATCAAGCCGGGCGCGGCGCATACTGCGCGGTCCGCGCCCCGAGGCCGTTCCCACCCTGGTCAGCAGGGCGGCCGCGATCGTGGGCGCCCTGGACATTGCCGCGGGCGTGTTCCCGCGCTTCCGTCACAGCCGTATGCACGCGATCGCCGAGGTGCTGCCCGGCTCGTTCGGGCCCTTCGCGGCGGCGCTCTCGCTCAGCGTAGGCGTACTGCTGCTACTTCTCGCACACGGGCTCAGGCGGCGCAAGCGCCGGGCGTGGCGGGCCGCGGTCGCGCTGCTGCCGGCGGGTGCCGTGGCGCAGTTCGCCTACCGTCATTCGATCGCCGGCGTACTGATCGCGGTCGCCCTGCTCGTACCGCTGCTGCGGCACAGGAACGAGTTCGCGGCGCTGCCGGACCCGCGCAGCAGGTGGCGAGCTCTTACCAACTTCGTACTCATGAGCGCGGGCTCCCTGGCCCTCGGACTCGTGATCGTCAGCGTTCACCCGCACCGGACGATCGGCGACCCGAGCCTGGCCGACCGGCTGACGCACGTCGTCTACGGCCTGTTCGGCTTCGAGGGCCCCGTCGACTACTCGGGCAACACTTCCTGGACCGTCGCCTTCTCCCTCGGCGCGCTCGGCTGGATCACCGCGGTCACCACGATCTACCTGGCCTTCCGCCCGGAACACCCGGCCGCACGCCTCACCGAGGCCGACGAGGCCCAGCTGCGGGCCCTGCTGGAGAAGCACGGCCGGCGCGACTCCCTCGGCCACTTCGCGCTGCGCCGTGACAAGGCGGTCGTCTTCTCGCCCAGCGGCAAGGCGGCGGTCACTTACCGCGTCGTCTCCGGCGTGATGCTCGCCAGCGGCGACCCCATCGGTGACGTCGAGGCCTGGCCCGGCGCCATCGAGCGCTTCATGGACGAGGCCAAGGCCCACTCGTGGACCCCGGCCGTGGTGGGCTGCTCGGAGACGGGCGGCGAGGTGTGGACCCGCGAGACCGGCCTGGACGCCCTGGAGCTGGGCGACGAGGCGGTGGTGGACGTCGCGGATTTCTCGCTCGCCGGACGCGCGATGCGCAACGTGCGACAAATGGTCAAGCGCATCGAGCGGGCCGGCTACGAAACCCGGGTACGGCGTATCCGTGACCTCAGCGACGGAGAACTGGAACGCATCCGGCGGGCGGCCGACGACTGGCGCGGCACCGACACCGAGCGCGGGTTCTCCATGGCGCTCGGCCGGGTCGGCGACCCGGCCGACGGCGACTGCCTGATCGCCACCGCCCACAAGCAGGACGACACCCCTGGCGAGTACGGCGACCTGAAGGCGATCCTGCACTTCGTGCCCTGGGGCGAGGACGGTGCCTCCCTGGACCTGATGCGCCGCGACCGCTCCGCGGACCCGGGCATGAACGAGCTGCTGATCGTCGCCGCCCTGCAGGCCGCGCCGAAGTTCGGCATCAGCCGGGTCTCGCTGAACTTCGCGATGTTCCGCTCCGCCCTCGCGCGCGGGGAGAAGATCGGCGCCGGTCCGGTGCTGCGCGCCTGGCGCGGGCTGCTGGTGTTCCTCTCGCGCTGGTTCCAGATCGAGTCGCTGTACAAGTTCAACGCCAAGTTCCAGCCGCGCTGGGAACCGCGGTTCATGGTCTACCGCGCCTCCAGCGACCTGCCCCGCATCGGCTTCGCCGTCATGCAGGCGGAGGGGTTCGTCACCCTCGCCCTGCCGCTCCCGCGCTTCCTGCGCCGGCGCAGGGCCACCGCCGAGCGCCCCTGCGCGCACGCGGTGGCGGAACGGGACGTGCGCGCGGCCTGA